In a genomic window of Lysobacterales bacterium:
- a CDS encoding DUF433 domain-containing protein gives MSEAVIVCDPKILSGKPTIRGTRISVEHILERLSSGDSIEDLLDEHPNITRDQVRAAIEYAVKAVRRERDYPYPPVAA, from the coding sequence ATGTCCGAAGCAGTGATCGTTTGCGACCCGAAGATCCTCTCTGGAAAACCGACGATTCGTGGCACTCGGATTTCGGTGGAGCACATTCTCGAACGCCTTTCCTCGGGAGACTCCATCGAGGACCTGCTCGACGAGCACCCGAACATCACGCGCGATCAAGTTCGTGCTGCGATCGAATACGCGGTCAAGGCAGTTCGCCGTGAACGGGACTACCCCTACCCCCCCGTTGCTGCATGA
- the rfbB gene encoding dTDP-glucose 4,6-dehydratase: MQTWLVTGGAGFIGGNFVLDLAAGGGHRIINLDALTYAGNLDTLAPLARSPHHQFVQGDIGDRELVASLLKQYQPSAVVNFAAESHVDRSIDGPGTFIQTNVVGTMNLLQATLGYWRGLPAAEQAAFRFLHVSTDEVYGSLGDTGAFREDTPYAPNSPYSASKAASDHLVRAWHHTYGLPTLTTNCSNNYGPYQFPEKLIPLMIQKALTDQPLPVYGDGRNVRDWLYVLDHCRAIRAVLERGRVGEVYNVGGNAERMNIDVVNTIIKLIDERRPRANGSARSDLITYVKDRPGHDRRYAIDAGKIRNELGWTPTETFESGIARTIDWYLANQAWCDRVLDGSYRGERLGGA, from the coding sequence ATGCAAACCTGGCTTGTCACCGGCGGTGCCGGCTTCATCGGCGGCAATTTCGTGCTGGATCTGGCCGCTGGCGGTGGCCACCGCATCATCAATCTCGATGCGCTGACCTACGCCGGCAACCTCGACACGCTGGCGCCGCTCGCGCGCAGCCCGCACCACCAGTTCGTGCAGGGCGACATCGGCGACCGCGAACTGGTCGCGTCGCTGCTCAAGCAGTACCAGCCGAGCGCGGTGGTGAACTTCGCCGCCGAGAGCCATGTCGACCGCTCGATCGACGGGCCGGGCACCTTCATCCAGACCAATGTCGTAGGCACCATGAACCTGCTGCAGGCGACACTCGGCTACTGGCGCGGACTGCCCGCGGCGGAGCAAGCCGCCTTCCGCTTCCTGCATGTCTCGACCGACGAGGTCTACGGTTCGCTCGGCGACACCGGCGCCTTCCGCGAGGACACGCCGTATGCGCCGAACTCGCCGTATTCGGCGAGCAAGGCCGCGAGCGACCATCTGGTGCGCGCCTGGCACCACACCTATGGCCTGCCGACGCTGACTACGAACTGCTCGAACAACTATGGTCCGTACCAGTTCCCGGAAAAACTCATCCCGCTGATGATCCAGAAGGCGCTGACCGACCAGCCGCTGCCGGTGTACGGCGACGGCCGCAACGTGCGCGACTGGCTGTACGTGCTCGATCACTGCCGCGCCATCCGCGCCGTGCTCGAGCGCGGCCGCGTCGGCGAGGTCTACAACGTCGGCGGCAATGCCGAGCGCATGAACATCGATGTCGTGAACACGATCATCAAGCTGATCGACGAACGCCGCCCGCGCGCGAACGGCAGCGCGCGCAGCGACCTGATCACCTACGTGAAGGACCGCCCCGGCCACGACCGCCGCTACGCGATCGACGCCGGCAAGATCCGCAACGAACTCGGCTGGACCCCGACCGAGACCTTCGAGTCCGGCATCGCCCGCACCATCGACTGGTACCTCGCCAACCAGGCCTGGTGCGATCGCGTGCTGGATGGCAGCTACCGCGGCGAACGCCTCGGCGGCGCCTGA
- the ssb gene encoding single-stranded DNA-binding protein, with protein sequence MSRGVNKVILVGNLGADPETRYTQGGGAITTIRIATSESWKDKTTGEAQERTEWHRIKFFGRLAEIAGEYLKKGRQVYVEGSLRTDKYTDKDGVERYTTDIIANEMQMLGGNPGAGEGGGAPRERSERSSAPRAGGNYGGGADRGGGERGGGNRAPAPQPGNAPFDEDEIPF encoded by the coding sequence ATGTCCCGCGGCGTCAACAAAGTCATCCTGGTCGGCAACCTCGGCGCCGACCCCGAAACCCGCTACACCCAGGGCGGCGGCGCGATCACCACGATCCGCATCGCCACCTCCGAGTCGTGGAAGGACAAGACCACCGGCGAAGCCCAGGAGCGTACCGAGTGGCACCGCATCAAGTTCTTCGGCCGTCTCGCCGAAATCGCTGGCGAATACCTGAAGAAGGGCCGCCAGGTCTACGTCGAGGGCTCGCTGCGTACCGACAAGTACACCGACAAGGATGGCGTCGAGCGCTACACCACCGACATCATCGCCAACGAAATGCAGATGCTCGGCGGCAACCCGGGCGCCGGCGAAGGCGGCGGCGCGCCGCGCGAACGCTCGGAACGCAGCAGCGCCCCGCGCGCCGGCGGCAACTACGGCGGCGGTGCGGACCGCGGCGGTGGCGAACGCGGCGGCGGCAATCGCGCCCCGGCTCCGCAGCCGGGCAACGCCCCGTTCGATGAGGACGAGATCCCGTTCTAG
- a CDS encoding polyprenyl synthetase family protein produces MDEVDRLIRRRLGSEVLLVNQVAEHIVSGGGKRLRPMLVLLAAEAAGYGGSQHHQAAAVIEFIHTATLLHDDVVDESGLRRGRRTANAVFGNAASVLVGDYLYSRAFQLMVELERMPIMRVMADTTNQIAEGEVLQLMHIGNPDTDEAAYLRVIERKTAVLFAAACRVGAQLADAPRAVEDALANYGMALGMAFQIADDVLDYVSDADTLGKNVGDDLAEGKPTLPLIHALHHAAPADVATLRRVIENGGLDSLDGVIAAIRDSGAIDYSRARAVRYATEANAALQALACGPARSALQVLARYSVDRNH; encoded by the coding sequence ATGGACGAGGTCGACCGCCTGATCCGGCGCCGGCTCGGTTCCGAGGTGCTGCTGGTCAACCAGGTCGCCGAGCACATCGTTTCCGGGGGCGGCAAGCGCCTGCGCCCGATGCTGGTGCTGCTCGCGGCCGAGGCCGCCGGCTATGGCGGCAGCCAGCACCACCAGGCCGCGGCGGTGATCGAGTTCATCCACACCGCGACCCTGCTGCACGACGACGTTGTCGACGAGTCCGGTCTGCGCCGCGGTCGTCGCACCGCCAACGCGGTGTTCGGTAATGCCGCCAGCGTTCTGGTCGGCGACTACCTGTATTCGCGCGCATTCCAGTTGATGGTCGAGCTCGAACGCATGCCGATCATGCGGGTGATGGCCGACACCACCAACCAGATCGCCGAGGGCGAGGTGCTGCAGCTGATGCACATCGGCAACCCGGACACCGACGAGGCCGCGTACCTGCGCGTGATCGAGCGCAAGACCGCGGTGTTGTTCGCGGCGGCGTGCCGGGTCGGCGCCCAGCTCGCGGATGCGCCGCGCGCGGTCGAGGACGCGCTCGCGAACTACGGCATGGCGCTCGGCATGGCGTTCCAGATCGCCGACGACGTGCTCGACTACGTCTCCGATGCCGACACCCTCGGCAAGAACGTCGGCGACGACCTCGCCGAGGGCAAGCCGACGCTGCCGTTGATCCACGCGCTGCACCATGCCGCGCCCGCAGATGTGGCCACGCTCCGGCGTGTGATCGAGAACGGCGGACTGGATTCGCTGGACGGCGTGATCGCCGCGATCCGCGACAGCGGCGCGATCGACTACAGTCGGGCGCGGGCCGTGCGCTATGCCACCGAGGCGAACGCGGCGCTGCAGGCGCTGGCTTGCGGTCCGGCGCGCTCGGCGCTGCAGGTGCTGGCGCGCTATTCGGTGGATCGCAACCACTGA
- a CDS encoding response regulator transcription factor encodes MQQQDPGQAARATAGASILVVDDDAGMRSALTRLFVAAGGKVSAFASGPELLASDLLGTAACIVLDLKMPGMDGLRVQAELVARQCTVPTLFLTGAADVPTAVRAMQAGAFDFIEKPFDNEHLLARVHAAIEHTRRQTQPQAGDDQQRAAFLSRLAALTPRERQVLDQVVTGQTSKQIARVLGASHRTIEIHRAHIMEKLDLHTLADLVRMHLRCAVPE; translated from the coding sequence ATGCAGCAGCAGGATCCGGGACAGGCAGCGCGGGCCACCGCGGGGGCGAGCATCCTGGTCGTGGACGACGACGCCGGCATGCGCTCGGCGCTGACGCGCCTGTTCGTTGCCGCAGGCGGCAAAGTGAGCGCATTCGCGTCTGGCCCGGAGCTGCTGGCGAGCGACCTGCTCGGCACGGCCGCGTGCATCGTGCTCGACCTGAAGATGCCGGGCATGGACGGGTTGCGCGTGCAGGCCGAGCTGGTGGCGCGACAGTGCACCGTGCCGACGCTGTTCCTGACCGGTGCCGCCGACGTGCCGACCGCGGTGCGTGCGATGCAGGCCGGGGCCTTCGACTTCATCGAGAAACCATTCGACAACGAGCACCTGCTGGCGCGCGTGCATGCGGCGATCGAGCACACCCGGCGCCAGACGCAACCGCAAGCGGGCGACGACCAGCAGCGCGCGGCGTTCCTGAGCCGCCTGGCCGCGCTGACGCCGCGCGAACGCCAGGTGCTGGACCAGGTGGTGACCGGCCAGACCAGCAAGCAGATCGCACGCGTGCTGGGCGCAAGCCACCGCACCATCGAGATCCACCGCGCCCACATCATGGAGAAGCTCGACCTGCACACGCTCGCCGATCTGGTGCGCATGCACCTGCGTTGCGCGGTGCCGGAGTGA
- a CDS encoding sensor histidine kinase, translated as MHRIDERTPEPDAVRDTGASAESFAAAPDPARAPSPELLVAALQCFPDGVWITDCEGAVVYRNDVAVDLETRQWSRDGREGAMREVVFDATLLARLHEWGTYSVEFELSKAAVEIAAVHRVELRLQILEAADGRRLGISVHARDTSREWSREQVLHDRHIELESAYTQLKQAQMQLLQSEKMASIGQLAAGVAHEINNPIGYVHSNLGTLQGYVESLLTLLDAYEQGGAATANDALGERIAELRRKVDFNYLRTDLPQLVEETREGIGRVRKIVGDLRDFSHAGQIENEDWVLADVHRGIESTLNIVWNDLKYKVELTRDFGDLPLIECMPAQLNQVFMNLLVNAGHSITDQGHITIRTRALGDEVEIAIRDDGHGIPPENLKRIFDPFFTTKPVGTGTGLGLSLSYGIIQKHQGRINVESTVGVGTTFQIFLPVKRAP; from the coding sequence ATGCATCGGATCGACGAACGAACCCCCGAACCGGATGCCGTGCGCGATACCGGCGCCAGCGCGGAGAGCTTCGCCGCCGCCCCGGACCCGGCGCGCGCGCCGAGTCCAGAATTGCTGGTCGCGGCGCTGCAGTGCTTCCCGGACGGCGTCTGGATCACCGATTGCGAGGGTGCGGTCGTGTACCGCAATGACGTCGCCGTGGACCTGGAGACGCGGCAGTGGTCGCGTGACGGACGCGAGGGCGCGATGCGCGAGGTGGTCTTCGATGCGACCTTGCTCGCGCGCCTGCACGAGTGGGGCACCTACTCCGTCGAATTCGAGTTGTCCAAGGCCGCGGTCGAGATCGCCGCCGTGCACCGGGTCGAGCTGCGCCTGCAGATCCTGGAGGCGGCGGACGGCCGTCGCCTGGGCATTTCCGTGCATGCGCGCGACACCAGCCGGGAATGGTCGCGCGAACAGGTGCTGCATGATCGCCACATCGAGCTGGAAAGCGCCTACACCCAGCTGAAACAGGCGCAGATGCAGCTGCTGCAGTCGGAGAAGATGGCTTCGATCGGCCAGCTCGCCGCCGGCGTGGCGCACGAGATCAACAATCCGATCGGCTACGTCCACTCCAATCTCGGCACGCTGCAGGGCTACGTCGAGAGCCTGCTCACGCTGCTCGACGCCTACGAACAGGGCGGCGCCGCGACCGCGAACGACGCGCTCGGCGAGCGCATCGCCGAGCTGCGCCGCAAGGTCGACTTCAACTACCTGCGCACCGATCTGCCACAGCTGGTCGAGGAGACCCGCGAGGGGATCGGTCGCGTGCGCAAGATCGTCGGCGACCTGCGCGACTTCTCGCATGCCGGGCAGATCGAGAACGAGGACTGGGTGCTGGCCGACGTGCATCGCGGCATCGAAAGCACGCTCAACATCGTCTGGAACGACCTCAAGTACAAAGTCGAACTCACCCGCGACTTCGGCGACCTGCCGCTGATCGAGTGCATGCCGGCGCAGCTCAACCAGGTGTTCATGAACCTGCTGGTCAACGCCGGGCATTCGATCACCGACCAGGGCCACATCACCATCCGCACGCGCGCGCTCGGCGACGAGGTGGAGATCGCGATCCGCGACGACGGCCACGGCATCCCGCCGGAGAACCTCAAGCGCATCTTCGATCCGTTCTTCACCACCAAGCCGGTCGGCACCGGCACCGGGCTCGGGCTGTCGCTTTCCTACGGCATCATCCAGAAGCACCAGGGTCGCATCAACGTCGAGAGCACGGTCGGTGTCGGCACCACCTTCCAGATCTTCCTGCCGGTGAAGCGCGCGCCATGA
- a CDS encoding response regulator: MTKIMLVDDEPNILNSLRRVIHAMPWSAVGDSVAVETFNSPPAALARAREHAFDLVISDYRMPEMDGVSFLEQLVQIQPDIARIILSGYADLQAVVAAINKVQIFRFVSKPWNDFELNSAITQALDHRRLLQENQRLADQLRVQEGKLSRHEMELRRLESMYPGLTQIKRAPDGSIDLGLDLDESEL, translated from the coding sequence ATGACCAAGATCATGCTGGTGGACGACGAGCCGAACATCCTGAACAGCCTGCGGCGGGTCATCCACGCCATGCCCTGGAGCGCGGTCGGCGACAGCGTCGCGGTCGAAACCTTCAACTCGCCGCCGGCAGCGCTGGCGCGAGCACGCGAGCATGCCTTCGACCTGGTCATCTCCGACTACCGCATGCCGGAGATGGATGGCGTCAGCTTCCTGGAGCAGCTGGTGCAGATCCAGCCCGACATCGCGCGCATCATCCTGAGCGGCTACGCCGATCTGCAGGCGGTGGTCGCGGCGATCAACAAGGTGCAGATCTTCCGTTTCGTCAGCAAGCCGTGGAACGACTTCGAGCTGAACTCGGCGATCACCCAGGCGCTCGACCATCGCCGGCTGCTGCAGGAGAACCAGCGTCTGGCCGACCAGCTGCGGGTGCAGGAGGGCAAGCTGTCGCGGCACGAGATGGAACTGCGCCGGCTGGAGTCGATGTATCCGGGACTGACCCAGATCAAGCGTGCGCCCGACGGTTCGATCGACTTGGGGCTCGACCTCGACGAATCCGAACTCTGA
- a CDS encoding response regulator produces MNTQSKRELPVLVADDDADDRMLFAEAFSESGLQNPVAFVENSEELLDYLRNQREYADADAFPTPGLILLDLNMPRKSGREALREIRADAALRHLPIVVVSTSRSEDEIRRCYAEGANAFASKPASHAGFMRLVRSLGEHWLSLVELPNPERAAAAE; encoded by the coding sequence ATGAACACCCAATCCAAGCGCGAACTACCGGTCCTGGTCGCCGACGACGACGCCGATGACCGCATGCTGTTCGCCGAGGCCTTTTCCGAATCCGGGCTGCAAAACCCGGTGGCCTTCGTCGAGAACAGCGAAGAACTGCTGGATTACCTGCGCAACCAGCGCGAATACGCCGATGCGGATGCGTTCCCGACCCCTGGATTGATCCTGCTCGACCTCAACATGCCGCGCAAGAGCGGGCGCGAGGCGTTGCGCGAGATCCGCGCCGACGCGGCCCTGCGCCACTTGCCGATCGTCGTGGTCAGCACCTCGCGCTCCGAGGACGAAATCCGCCGCTGCTACGCCGAGGGCGCCAATGCCTTCGCCAGCAAGCCGGCCAGCCACGCCGGATTCATGCGCCTGGTGCGCAGCCTCGGCGAGCATTGGCTGTCGTTGGTCGAGCTGCCGAACCCGGAGCGCGCCGCGGCAGCGGAGTAG
- a CDS encoding EAL domain-containing protein: protein MSDPQITVKLLLIDDEPDDVLLVREMLAQADPGTRFQIDDVATKAAALPLLARHEHDIVLLDYQLGGASGLDLLRESAGDAQRPPCIVLTGHGSGVVDQHCLDAGAVDYLTKNALTPQSLARSIRYALERHRLYRLAARREQEYRLLFDLSPVPMWVIEPQSTRVLDVNSAALRQYGYSREEFLALSLLDLRPPSEHARFLEHYAKHGASADQVNAGVWTHRRKDGSELDAEVIRRDLVIDGEVRRLVLALDISERLRSQKQMMLLQRAIEASTDGIVLVDALATEQPLVYVNPAFERITGYGSAEVLGRNCRFLQGTDREQPQLRELAAALAAGQRCEVVVRNYRRDGSPFLNRLNVAPVFDDRQQLSHFVGVLSDVTEQVRLQEERNRLLSNDALTGLPHYAAAIARLQQRLDEACVRGDHFAILFVDIDAFHAINDSIDFGAGDAALCAVARRLQTSTGMDALVTRYAGDKFVIGLSRSDATHDLAGLAQHICDRMCVPLPVTGVGLLHLTASVGAAEHRVPADTVPELTRQAEFAMHNAKQRGRNTASVFEQSLKAILDDRILLGRRMRAGVERGEFVLHYQPQVNAQDGQVVAVEALARWQHPDLGLLPPQRFIQIAEANGLILPLGLHLLRVACRQLRQWNQQGFPQLTMSVNISPVQLLRPGFVAEVARVVREEEIDPGALELELTESLLMADIDQSLPALHALRKIGVKLALDDFGVGYSSLKYLQRMPLDRLKIDQGFIARIARESTDSTLVRAMIAMAHHLGLRVTAEGVESEAQSNYLKRCHCDQLQGHLFAPALEPAAVVALLQRSHLAIPEPEAAGSERTLLLLDDEDNIRRALVRLLRRDGYRILEAARAEDAFELLANHEVQVVISDQRMPAMSGTEFLSRVKAMYPKTVRMVLSGFTDLSSVTAAINRGEVYKYLTKPWEDEDLRANVLDAFRRAEQQEERHGAGG from the coding sequence ATGAGCGACCCCCAGATCACAGTGAAGCTGCTGCTGATCGACGACGAGCCGGACGATGTGCTGCTGGTGCGCGAAATGCTGGCGCAGGCGGACCCGGGCACACGCTTCCAGATCGACGATGTCGCCACCAAGGCCGCCGCGCTGCCGCTGCTGGCGCGCCATGAACACGACATCGTGCTGCTCGACTACCAGCTCGGCGGCGCCAGCGGACTCGACCTGCTGCGCGAAAGCGCCGGCGACGCGCAACGCCCGCCCTGCATCGTGCTCACCGGACATGGCAGCGGCGTGGTCGACCAGCACTGCCTCGATGCCGGCGCCGTCGACTACCTGACCAAGAACGCGCTGACGCCGCAGTCGCTGGCGCGCAGCATCCGCTACGCGCTCGAGCGCCACCGCCTGTACCGGCTGGCCGCGCGCCGCGAGCAGGAATACCGGCTGCTGTTCGACCTGAGCCCGGTGCCGATGTGGGTGATCGAGCCGCAGAGCACGCGCGTGCTCGACGTCAACAGCGCCGCGCTGCGCCAGTACGGCTACAGCCGCGAGGAGTTCCTGGCGCTGTCGCTGCTCGACCTGCGCCCGCCCTCGGAACACGCGCGCTTCCTCGAACACTACGCCAAGCACGGCGCCAGTGCCGACCAGGTCAACGCCGGGGTGTGGACCCATCGCCGCAAGGACGGCAGCGAGCTCGACGCCGAAGTGATCCGCCGCGACCTGGTGATCGACGGCGAGGTGCGCCGCCTGGTGCTCGCCCTCGACATCAGCGAACGCCTGCGCAGCCAGAAGCAGATGATGCTCCTGCAGCGCGCGATCGAAGCCTCCACCGACGGCATCGTGCTGGTCGACGCGCTCGCCACCGAGCAGCCGCTGGTCTACGTCAACCCGGCATTCGAGCGCATCACTGGCTACGGCTCCGCGGAAGTGCTCGGTCGCAACTGCCGCTTCCTGCAGGGCACCGACCGTGAGCAGCCGCAGCTGCGCGAACTCGCCGCCGCGCTCGCCGCAGGGCAGCGCTGCGAGGTGGTGGTGCGCAACTACCGCCGCGACGGCTCGCCATTCCTGAACCGGCTCAACGTCGCGCCGGTGTTCGACGACCGGCAGCAGCTCAGCCACTTCGTCGGCGTGCTCTCGGACGTCACCGAACAGGTGCGGCTGCAGGAAGAGCGCAACCGCCTGCTGTCCAACGACGCCCTCACCGGCCTGCCGCACTACGCCGCGGCGATCGCGCGCCTGCAGCAACGGCTCGACGAAGCTTGCGTGCGCGGCGACCACTTCGCGATCCTGTTCGTCGATATCGACGCCTTCCACGCCATCAACGACTCGATCGACTTCGGTGCCGGCGACGCCGCGTTGTGCGCGGTCGCGCGGCGACTGCAGACGTCCACCGGCATGGACGCGCTGGTCACGCGCTATGCCGGCGACAAGTTCGTGATCGGGCTATCGCGCAGCGACGCCACCCATGACCTCGCCGGGCTGGCGCAGCACATCTGCGACCGCATGTGCGTACCGCTGCCGGTCACCGGGGTCGGCCTGCTGCACCTCACCGCATCGGTCGGCGCCGCCGAACACCGCGTTCCCGCCGACACCGTCCCCGAGCTCACCCGCCAGGCCGAGTTCGCGATGCACAACGCCAAGCAACGCGGGCGCAACACTGCGTCGGTGTTCGAGCAGTCGCTCAAGGCCATCCTCGACGACCGCATCCTGCTCGGACGCCGCATGCGCGCCGGCGTCGAGCGCGGCGAGTTCGTGCTGCACTACCAGCCGCAGGTGAATGCGCAGGACGGGCAGGTGGTCGCGGTCGAGGCGCTGGCGCGCTGGCAACACCCCGACCTCGGGCTGCTGCCGCCGCAACGCTTCATCCAGATCGCCGAAGCCAACGGCCTGATCCTGCCGCTCGGCCTGCACCTGTTGCGCGTCGCCTGCAGGCAACTGCGGCAGTGGAACCAGCAGGGATTCCCGCAGCTGACCATGAGCGTGAACATCTCGCCGGTGCAGCTGCTGCGCCCGGGATTCGTCGCCGAGGTGGCGCGCGTCGTGCGCGAGGAGGAGATCGATCCCGGCGCGCTGGAACTGGAGTTGACCGAATCGCTGCTGATGGCCGACATCGACCAGTCGCTGCCGGCACTGCACGCGCTGCGCAAGATCGGCGTGAAGCTGGCGCTGGACGACTTCGGCGTCGGCTACTCCAGCCTCAAGTACCTGCAGCGCATGCCGCTCGACCGGCTCAAGATCGACCAGGGCTTCATCGCGCGCATCGCCCGCGAAAGCACCGACTCGACGCTGGTGCGCGCGATGATCGCGATGGCCCACCACCTCGGCCTGCGCGTCACCGCCGAGGGCGTGGAGAGCGAGGCGCAGAGCAACTACCTCAAGCGCTGCCACTGCGACCAGTTGCAGGGGCACCTGTTCGCGCCGGCGCTGGAGCCGGCGGCGGTGGTGGCGCTGCTGCAGCGCTCGCACCTGGCCATCCCCGAACCCGAGGCGGCCGGCAGCGAACGCACGCTGCTGCTGCTCGACGACGAGGACAACATCCGCCGCGCCCTGGTGCGCCTGCTGCGCCGCGATGGCTACCGCATCCTGGAAGCGGCCCGCGCCGAGGACGCATTCGAGCTGCTTGCCAACCACGAGGTGCAGGTGGTCATTTCCGACCAGCGCATGCCGGCGATGAGCGGCACCGAGTTCCTGAGCCGCGTCAAGGCGATGTATCCGAAGACCGTGCGCATGGTGCTGAGCGGCTTCACCGACCTGTCTTCGGTCACCGCCGCGATCAACCGTGGCGAGGTGTACAAGTACCTGACCAAACCCTGGGAGGACGAGGACCTGCGCGCCAACGTGCTCGATGCCTTCCGCCGCGCCGAACAGCAGGAGGAACGTCATGGTGCCGGCGGGTGA
- a CDS encoding dienelactone hydrolase family protein has product MKLHAFVLSALALLPIAASAEMQVRKLRYSVDATSVESVLVYDDAGAKRPGLVMVPNWMGVNDAQIAKAEAIAGSEYVVLVADVYGVDTRPTNADEAGKAASAMYADRAALRARVNAALDQLASASDVPLDAAKLGAIGFCFGGATALELARSGADLAGVVSFHGNLGTDLPARSGEVKARVLAINGADDRYVPAEQINAFTAEMAGAGIDWQFVNLGGAVHCFAEADANSPPGCIYNERAAKRAFAMMRAFFAEAFAVHP; this is encoded by the coding sequence ATGAAACTGCACGCATTCGTCCTGTCCGCGCTCGCCCTGCTGCCGATCGCCGCATCCGCGGAGATGCAGGTGCGCAAGCTTCGCTACAGCGTCGATGCCACGAGCGTCGAGAGCGTGCTGGTCTACGACGATGCCGGCGCCAAGCGCCCAGGTCTGGTGATGGTGCCGAACTGGATGGGCGTGAATGATGCCCAGATCGCCAAGGCCGAGGCCATTGCCGGCAGCGAGTACGTGGTGCTGGTCGCCGATGTCTACGGTGTCGATACGCGCCCGACGAATGCGGATGAAGCCGGCAAGGCCGCGAGCGCGATGTACGCCGATCGTGCCGCCCTGCGCGCGCGCGTGAATGCCGCGCTCGATCAACTCGCATCCGCCAGCGATGTTCCGCTCGATGCCGCGAAACTCGGCGCGATCGGCTTCTGCTTCGGCGGCGCGACCGCGCTCGAACTCGCGCGCAGCGGCGCCGACCTCGCCGGGGTGGTCAGCTTCCACGGCAATCTCGGTACCGACCTGCCGGCCCGCAGCGGCGAAGTGAAAGCGCGTGTGCTGGCGATCAACGGCGCCGATGACCGCTACGTCCCCGCGGAACAGATCAACGCATTCACCGCCGAAATGGCCGGCGCCGGAATCGACTGGCAATTCGTCAACCTCGGCGGCGCCGTGCACTGCTTCGCCGAAGCCGACGCCAACTCCCCCCCGGGCTGCATCTACAACGAACGCGCCGCCAAACGCGCCTTCGCCATGATGCGCGCGTTCTTCGCCGAGGCGTTTGCGGTGCACCCCTGA
- a CDS encoding cytochrome c: MRPAIALTLLAAMTVAPLQAQAPVREADEVIRYRQSLYATIGWNFGPIAAMLKGERAWSAAELKRRSIAVAFAAVQLDEAFAPGSDAVEKTDALPEIWTEPQAFADALREFQTASNQLRIASAGAAEEPIRTAFERTRKACKGCHERFRAD, encoded by the coding sequence ATGCGTCCAGCCATCGCCCTGACCCTGCTCGCCGCAATGACCGTCGCCCCGTTGCAGGCGCAGGCGCCGGTGCGCGAGGCCGACGAGGTGATCCGCTACCGTCAGTCGCTGTACGCCACCATCGGCTGGAACTTCGGGCCGATCGCGGCGATGCTGAAGGGCGAGCGCGCCTGGAGCGCTGCCGAATTGAAGCGGCGCTCGATCGCCGTCGCTTTCGCGGCGGTGCAGCTCGACGAGGCCTTTGCGCCGGGCAGCGACGCGGTCGAGAAGACCGACGCCCTGCCCGAGATTTGGACCGAACCGCAAGCCTTTGCAGACGCGCTGCGCGAGTTTCAGACGGCGTCGAACCAGTTGCGCATCGCGTCCGCGGGCGCAGCCGAGGAGCCGATACGCACCGCCTTCGAGCGCACGCGCAAGGCCTGCAAGGGCTGTCACGAGCGCTTCCGCGCCGACTGA